The Primulina tabacum isolate GXHZ01 chromosome 7, ASM2559414v2, whole genome shotgun sequence genome includes a window with the following:
- the LOC142552203 gene encoding LOW QUALITY PROTEIN: pentatricopeptide repeat-containing protein At1g15510, chloroplastic-like (The sequence of the model RefSeq protein was modified relative to this genomic sequence to represent the inferred CDS: deleted 2 bases in 2 codons): MAVCAKISSISLLTEHKNLHLLNSNNLKGQNFTQIICKTHQVRLKICHSHSVLNSSSSFATEPNSLLIQLCIENKLNQAINFLNSIADEQQNGIEEETFVSIVRLCEFRRASNEGLFVYSFLSNLMTRLSLKLGNALLSMFVRLGNLSDAWYVFGKMEERDVFSWNILIGGYAKNGFFYEAIELYGRMLWLGGISVRPDVYTFPCVLRACGGLGDWNWCREMHAHVLRFGFESEVDVVNALVTMYVKCSDVWSARTVFDGMSKRDVISWNAMISGHFENEECSEGLRLFFSMRECCYCPDLMTMTSVISGCEVIGDESLAQAVHGYVAKMEYGSESSVYISLIQMYSSLGRWGEAEGAFARIECKDVVSWTSMISGYSNNGMAEKAIETYNMMELEGVMPDEITIASVVSACASLGFLDFGIKLHEIAERVGLIGHVMVANALIDFYSKCKCIDKALEVFHQIPDKNVISWTSIIFGLRINNRNFEALIYFRQMKLGLTPNDVTLISVLSACARIGALMRGKEIHAHVLRNGSVFDGFIPNALLDMYVRCGRVESALNQFKIQEPDVASWNILLTGHSNRGHGHLAIELFNKMIESKVSPDEVTFTALLCACSRSGMVTEGLQYFNAMETEFSIAPNLKHYACVVDLLGRAGKLEDACMLIEEMDMKPDAAIWGALLNACRIHRRVELGEVAARHIFGMDKRDVGYYILLCNLYSDSGKWDEVAKLRKMMREMGLTIDPGCSWIEVKGKIHAFLSGDGSHPQITEITALLKGFYHKMKVAGLGDPEESYANEIEASKAEVFCGHSERLAAAFGLINSVPGMPICVTKNLYMCKSCHDTIKFMSTMCRREISVRDTEHFHRFKDGSCSCGDEGYGKFIVNSIT; the protein is encoded by the exons ATGGCTGTCTGTGCTAAAATCTCATCAATTTCTCTTCTGACAGAACATAAAAATCTTCATTTGCTCAATTCCAATAATCTAAAAGGCCAGAATTTCACTCAAATTATTTGTAAAACCCACCAAGTTCGGCTGAAAATATGCCACTCGCATTCTGTGTTGAACTCCAGCTCCTCCTTTGCCACCGAGCCCAACTCACTTTTGATTCAGTTATGCATCGAAAATAAGCTAAATCAAGCTATAAATTTCTTAAATTCAATTGCAGATGAGCAGCAAAATGGCATTGAGGAAGAAACTTTTGTTTCTATAGTAAGACTATGTGAATTCCGGAGGGCATCTAATGAAGGACTATTTGTTTACTCCTTTTTGTCTAATTTGATGACACGTTTGAGTTTAAAGCTGGGAAATGCGCTCTTGAGCATGTTTGTGAGATTGGGTAATTTGAGTGACGCGTGGTACGTATTCGGGAAGATGGAGGAAAGAGACGTGTTTTCATGGAATATTTTGATTGGTGGGTATGCAAAGAATGGTTTCTTTTACGAGGCAATCGAGTTGTATGGAAGAATGTTGTGGCTTGGCGGGATTTCCGTTAGGCCAGATGTCTATACTTTCCCTTGTGTATTGAGAGCTTGTGGGGGTTTGGGAGATTGGAATTGGTGTAGGGAGATGCATGCTCATGTCTTACGATTCGGGTTTGAATCTGAAGTTGATGTTGTTAATGCTTTGGTCACCATGTATGTCAAATGTTCTGATGTGTGGAGTGCACGGACAGTGTTTGACGGAATGTCTAAGAGGGATGTGATCTCGTGGAATGCCATGATCTCTGGGCATTTCGAGAATGAAGAGTGTTCGGAAGGTTTAAGATTATTCTTTTCAATGAGGGAGTGTTGTTATTGCCCAGATTTGATGACTATGACAAGTGTGATATCGGGTTGTGAGGTTATTGGTGATGAGAGCCTCGCACAAGCTGTTCATGGCTATGTTGCTAAGATGGAATATGGATCCGAGTCTTCAGTCTATATCTCATTGATTCAGATGTATTCAAGTTTAGGACGATGGGGTGAAGCTGAGGGGGCTTTTGCTAGAATTGAGTGTAAGGATGTGGTATCTTGGACATCGATGATTTCGGGTTATAGCAACAATGGGATGGCTGAAAAAGCTATCGAAACTTATAACATGATGGAGTTAGAGGGTGTGATGCCGGATGAGATCACTATAGCGAGTGTC GTTTCCGCCTGTGCTTCTTTGGGCTTTCTTGATTTTGGCATAAAGCTTCATGAGATTGCTGAACGGGTTGGACTTATAGGGCATGTTATGGTTGCAAATGCTCTTATCGACTTTTATTCCAAGTGTAAATGCATTGACAAGGCTTTGGAAGTATTCCACCAAATTCCTGATAAAAATGTAATTTCGTGGACATCAATTATCTTTGGACTTCGAATCAATAACCGCAACTTTGAAGCCTTGATCTATTTTAGGCAAATGAAACTCGGTTTAACCCCGAATGATGTTACCTTGATCTCTGTACTCTCTGCGTGTGCAAGGATAGGAGCATTGATGCGGGGGAAGGAAATCCATGCCCATGTGTTGAGAAATGGGTCCGTATTTGATGGTTTTATACCAAATGCTCTTCTCGACATGTACGTTAGGTGTGGTAGGGTGGAGTCAGCACTGAATCAGTTTAAGATCCAGGAACCGGATGTGGCGTCTTGGAATATTTTGCTGACTGGTCATTCCAATAGGGGCCACGGTCATCTTGCCATCGAGCTATTTAACAAAATGATTGAGTCCAAAGTTAGTCCGGATGAGGTAACTTTTACAGCACTATTATGTGCATGTAGCCGATCCGGAATGGTCACTGAAGGCCTGCAATATTTTAATGCCATGGAAACTGAGTTTTCAATTGCTCCAAATCTGAAGCATTATGCCTGCGTGGTGGATTTGCTTGGCCGAGCAGGAAAGCTGGAGGATGCTTGCATGCTTATAGAAGAAATGGATATGAAACCAGATGCAGCAATTTGGGGAGCCTTGTTGAATGCATGTAGGATCCATAGACGAGTCGAGCTTGGGGAAGTGGCTGCCAGACACATTTTTGGGATGGATAAGAGGGACGTCGGATATTATATTCTCTTGTGTAACTTGTATTCCGACAGTGGTAAGTGGGATGAAGTCGCAAAATTgaggaagatgatgagagagatGGGGCTGACCATTGATCCTGGTTGCAGTTGGATTGAAGTTAAAGGAAAGATCCACGCGTTCCTCAGTGGTGATGGTTCTCACCCTCAAATAACCGAAATAACTGCTCTCTTGAAGGGATTTTACCACAAAATGAAAGTTGCTGGTCTTGGTGATCCAGAAGAAAGTTATGCAAATGAAATTGAAGCTTCGAAAGCTGAGGTTTTCTGTGGTCATAGCGAGAGGTTAGCTGCTGCA TTCGGGCTCATAAACAGTGTCCCTGGGATGCCTATTTGTGTAACAAAGAACTTGTACATGTGCAAGAGCTGTCACGATACGATCAAATTCATGTCCACAATGTGTAGGAGAGAAATTTCGGTAAGGGACACCGAACACTTCCATCGTTTTAAAGATGGGAGCTGCTCGTGTGGTGACGAAGGTTATGGGAAATTTATTGTTAACTCAATAACTTGA
- the LOC142552205 gene encoding uncharacterized protein LOC142552205 isoform X1 gives MVAGTSPEWPPLGFTEKIKVKDGRKIKVYTDTSTGNKFYSRPAVVRYLGNLEVEDEPSSKSDFSPRSQLEVEDEPSLKSEISPESQLEAEDELSLKSELSPQRMPIASSGCNSERKNKGKHSFKMVACESESADGIPPGWIIEIRTSKSGNKIRNDRYYIDPNSGYILSSKKDVMRYLENGDISNCVTRPKKMENDKLQLIKNEIHSLSQDNKLSEPIETEQLLAPGESDSGGESSSAKSPEAPDPKISELKEDNSARTLEDNESRENSNEDAEMKIGTEPTEENESRENSGKDAEMKVDIEPTADVKSTDQALAITDSETHQKLPSSGIEKQEDESGIEEQEDETPVSSRKSKKRKGLILPSRVSKRLAGCKAEIQSDMIPSKRPLRVAAKRSPSSEVKTLPDSFLETVADIPLSSGVPSSKEVTTLPIVANETPREIEPLKNVEKPLIEKEAICVEKQVYDSIRSQESQLRFGFGNSWPDPCLEFAFKTLTEEIPYEETLAFSGCFRDRSGIPYNQSNEFSKLSYFDVPGVFQSEILPHSEPLKHKGALDLSPDKNLNFLAYNGVSSQQSSSEARNKDCPNLPASETHKQTAKALVSLRKSKKKEDLGLASQSSEKLAWSGIATTLEFVGEKTLQQVEPSNKVKNPLVENQSVPDDKCKPKDCAISEESQLCYEFGSSWSDPCLDFAFKTLTGELPIEETFALSGRFGNQSRVHYNQAKDHIKPSGSVVPTIFQNEIPRHSEQLKKNNVVHLLPGNNVSFPTFSGLNSQQSTSEVRNREYQTKVSLRK, from the exons ATGGTTGCCGGGACGTCGCCGGAATGGCCTCCTCTTGGCTTTACTGAGAAAATTAAAGTCAAGGATGGGAGGAAAATCAAG GTGTATACCgatacatcaactggaaacaaATTTTATTCTAGGCCAGCTGTTGTTCGATACCTCGGAAAT CTTGAAGTTGAAGATGAGCCCTCTTCGAAGTCCGATTTTTCTCCACGAAGTCAGCTTGAAGTTGAGGATGAGCCCTCTTTGAAGTCCGAAATTTCTCCAGAAAGTCAGCTTGAGGCTGAGGATGAGCTCTCTTTGAAGTCTGAACTTTCTCCACAAAGGATGCCTATTGCTAGTTCAGGGTGCAACTCTGAAAGGAAGAACAAAGGGAAGCATTCTTTCAAAATG GTTGCCTGTGAGAGTGAATCAGCCGACGGAATACCTCCAGGATGGATAATAGAAATCAGGACGAGTAAATCTGGGAACAAGATTAGAAATGATCGG TACTACATAGATCCAAACAGTGGTTACATATTATCTTCAAAAAAAGATGTTATGCGATATCTGGAAAATGGGGATATCAGTAACTGTGTTACCAGGCCAAAGAAAATGGAGAATGATAAGCTCCAATTGATTAAGAATGAAATCCAT TCATTATCTCAAGATAATAAGTTGTCCGAACCCATTGAGACAGAACAACTTTTAGCTCCTGGAGAATCAGATTCAG GTGGCGAAAGCTCCAGCGCAAAAAGCCCGGAAGCACCAGATCCTAAGATCTCTGAACTAAAGGAAGATAACAGTGCTCGTACTCTTGAAGACAATGAATCACGTGAAAATTCCAATGAGGATGCAGAAATGAAAATTGGCactgaaccaactgaagaaaatgAATCACGTGAAAATTCAGGTAAGGATGCTGAAATGAAAGTTGACATTGAACCAACCGCAGACGTGAAATCAACTGATCAAGCATTAGCTATAACTGATTCTGAGACCCACCAGAAGCTTCCTTCGAGTGGAATCGAAAAACAAGAAGATGAAAGTGGAATCGAAGAACAAGAAGATGAAACTCCGGTGAGCTCAAGAAAATCCAAGAAAAGAAAGGGTCTAATCTTGCCATCACGAGTGTCAAAAAGGCTTGCAGGGTGCAAAGCCGAGATTCAGTCCGACATGATTCCAAGCAAACGACCACTTAGAGTTGCTGCTAAGAGATCCCCCAGCAGTGAAGTTAAGACATTACCGGATTCTTTTCTTGAAACTGTAGCTGATATTCCTTTGTCTTCCGGTGTACCATCCTCAAAAGAGGTTACAACACTTCCAATTGTAGCCAATGAAACCCCTCGAGAAATCGAGCCACTGAAAAATGTTGAAAAACCTCTAATAGAAAAGGAGGCTATTTGCGTTGAGAAGCAAGTGTACGACAGTATAAGATCACAAGAGTCGCAACTTCGCTTTGGATTTGGGAACTCTTGGCCTGATCCATGTCTAGAATTTGCATTCAAGACTCTTACAGAGGAAATACCTTATGAAGAAACTCTGGCATTTTCGGGTTGCTTCAGAGATCGGTCCGGCATACCATACAATCAATCAAATGAATTCTCCAAACTGTCGTATTTTGATGTCCCTGGCGTCTTTCAAAGTGAAATTCTGCCCCATTCTGAACCACTGAAACATAAAGGGGCTCTTGATCTGTCGCCAGATAAAAATCTCAACTTCCTGGCTTATAATGGTGTAAGTTCTCAACAATCTAGTTCTGAGGCAAGGAACAAGGATTGCCCAAACCTTCCAGCGAGTGAGACACATAAACAAACTGCTAAAGCCCTAGTGAGCTTAAGAAAATCCAAGAAAAAGGAGGATCTAGGTTTGGCCTCACAATCATCAGAAAAGCTTGCCTGGAGTGGTATCGCTACGACGCTTGAATTTGTAGGTGAGAAAACACTTCAACAAGTCGAGCCATCGAACAAAGTAAAAAACCCTCTGGTAGAAAACCAGTCTGTCCCAGATGATAAGTGTAAACCAAAGGACTGTGCGATATCTGAAGAATCACAACTCTGCTATGAATTCGGGAGCTCTTGGTCTGATCCATGCCTAGATTTCGCATTTAAGACTCTTACAGGTGAACTTCCTATTGAGGAAACTTTTGCACTTTCAGGTCGCTTTGGAAATCAGTCCAGGGTACATTACAATCAAGCTAAAGATCACATTAAACCATCAGGATCTGTTGTACCAACCATTTTCCAGAATGAAATTCCTCGCCATTCGGAACAATTGAAGAAAAACAACGTAGTTCATCTGTTACCAGGTAATAATGTAAGCTTCCCGACTTTTAGTGGCTTGAATTCTCAACAATCAACCTCGGAGGTGAGGAACAGGGAGTACCAGACAAAGGTTAGTCTTAGAAAATAG
- the LOC142552205 gene encoding uncharacterized protein LOC142552205 isoform X2: MVAGTSPEWPPLGFTEKIKVKDGRKIKVYTDTSTGNKFYSRPAVVRYLGNLEVEDEPSSKSDFSPRSQLEVEDEPSLKSEISPESQLEAEDELSLKSELSPQRMPIASSGCNSERKNKGKHSFKMVACESESADGIPPGWIIEIRTSKSGNKIRNDRYYIDPNSGYILSSKKDVMRYLENGDISNCVTRPKKMENDKLQLIKNEIHSLSQDNKLSEPIETEQLLAPGESDSGGESSSAKSPEAPDPKISELKEDNSARTLEDNESRENSNEDAEMKIGTEPTEENESRENSGKDAEMKVDIEPTADVKSTDQALAITDSETHQKLPSSGIEKQEDESGIEEQEDETPVSSRKSKKRKGLILPSRVSKRLAGCKAEIQSDMIPSKRPLRVAAKRSPSSEVKTLPDSFLETVADIPLSSGVPSSKEVTTLPIVANETPREIEPLKNVEKPLIEKEAICVEKQVYDSIRSQESQLRFGFGNSWPDPCLEFAFKTLTEEIPYEETLAFSGCFRDRSGIPYNQSNEFSKLSYFDVPGVFQSEILPHSEPLKHKGALDLSPDKNLNFLAYNGVSSQQSSSEARNKDCPNLPASETHKQTAKALVSLRKSKKKEDLGLASQSSEKLAWSGIATTLEFVGEKTLQQVEPSNKVKNPLVENQSVPDDKCKPKDCAISEESQLCYEFGSSWSLWKSVQGTLQSS, translated from the exons ATGGTTGCCGGGACGTCGCCGGAATGGCCTCCTCTTGGCTTTACTGAGAAAATTAAAGTCAAGGATGGGAGGAAAATCAAG GTGTATACCgatacatcaactggaaacaaATTTTATTCTAGGCCAGCTGTTGTTCGATACCTCGGAAAT CTTGAAGTTGAAGATGAGCCCTCTTCGAAGTCCGATTTTTCTCCACGAAGTCAGCTTGAAGTTGAGGATGAGCCCTCTTTGAAGTCCGAAATTTCTCCAGAAAGTCAGCTTGAGGCTGAGGATGAGCTCTCTTTGAAGTCTGAACTTTCTCCACAAAGGATGCCTATTGCTAGTTCAGGGTGCAACTCTGAAAGGAAGAACAAAGGGAAGCATTCTTTCAAAATG GTTGCCTGTGAGAGTGAATCAGCCGACGGAATACCTCCAGGATGGATAATAGAAATCAGGACGAGTAAATCTGGGAACAAGATTAGAAATGATCGG TACTACATAGATCCAAACAGTGGTTACATATTATCTTCAAAAAAAGATGTTATGCGATATCTGGAAAATGGGGATATCAGTAACTGTGTTACCAGGCCAAAGAAAATGGAGAATGATAAGCTCCAATTGATTAAGAATGAAATCCAT TCATTATCTCAAGATAATAAGTTGTCCGAACCCATTGAGACAGAACAACTTTTAGCTCCTGGAGAATCAGATTCAG GTGGCGAAAGCTCCAGCGCAAAAAGCCCGGAAGCACCAGATCCTAAGATCTCTGAACTAAAGGAAGATAACAGTGCTCGTACTCTTGAAGACAATGAATCACGTGAAAATTCCAATGAGGATGCAGAAATGAAAATTGGCactgaaccaactgaagaaaatgAATCACGTGAAAATTCAGGTAAGGATGCTGAAATGAAAGTTGACATTGAACCAACCGCAGACGTGAAATCAACTGATCAAGCATTAGCTATAACTGATTCTGAGACCCACCAGAAGCTTCCTTCGAGTGGAATCGAAAAACAAGAAGATGAAAGTGGAATCGAAGAACAAGAAGATGAAACTCCGGTGAGCTCAAGAAAATCCAAGAAAAGAAAGGGTCTAATCTTGCCATCACGAGTGTCAAAAAGGCTTGCAGGGTGCAAAGCCGAGATTCAGTCCGACATGATTCCAAGCAAACGACCACTTAGAGTTGCTGCTAAGAGATCCCCCAGCAGTGAAGTTAAGACATTACCGGATTCTTTTCTTGAAACTGTAGCTGATATTCCTTTGTCTTCCGGTGTACCATCCTCAAAAGAGGTTACAACACTTCCAATTGTAGCCAATGAAACCCCTCGAGAAATCGAGCCACTGAAAAATGTTGAAAAACCTCTAATAGAAAAGGAGGCTATTTGCGTTGAGAAGCAAGTGTACGACAGTATAAGATCACAAGAGTCGCAACTTCGCTTTGGATTTGGGAACTCTTGGCCTGATCCATGTCTAGAATTTGCATTCAAGACTCTTACAGAGGAAATACCTTATGAAGAAACTCTGGCATTTTCGGGTTGCTTCAGAGATCGGTCCGGCATACCATACAATCAATCAAATGAATTCTCCAAACTGTCGTATTTTGATGTCCCTGGCGTCTTTCAAAGTGAAATTCTGCCCCATTCTGAACCACTGAAACATAAAGGGGCTCTTGATCTGTCGCCAGATAAAAATCTCAACTTCCTGGCTTATAATGGTGTAAGTTCTCAACAATCTAGTTCTGAGGCAAGGAACAAGGATTGCCCAAACCTTCCAGCGAGTGAGACACATAAACAAACTGCTAAAGCCCTAGTGAGCTTAAGAAAATCCAAGAAAAAGGAGGATCTAGGTTTGGCCTCACAATCATCAGAAAAGCTTGCCTGGAGTGGTATCGCTACGACGCTTGAATTTGTAGGTGAGAAAACACTTCAACAAGTCGAGCCATCGAACAAAGTAAAAAACCCTCTGGTAGAAAACCAGTCTGTCCCAGATGATAAGTGTAAACCAAAGGACTGTGCGATATCTGAAGAATCACAACTCTGCTATGAATTCGGGAGCTCTTG GTCGCTTTGGAAATCAGTCCAGGGTACATTACAATCAAGCTAA
- the LOC142552207 gene encoding uncharacterized protein LOC142552207, whose amino-acid sequence MATSLEESLNRFKKQQEKCQSSLVNIAAKAGSSKTTSSKVIPSGSSSSVNAKSPALPVKFSNDTERLQHINSIRKAPVGAQIKRVIDLLFETRQAFTPEQINEACYVDLNANKAVFDSLRNNPKVSYDGKRFSYKSKHALKDKSQLLVLVRKFPEGIAVIDLKDAYPTVVEDLQALKASGQIWLLSNFDSQEDIAYPNDPRAIIKVDDELKQLFRGIELPRDMIDIEKDLQKNGMKPATNTAKRRAMAQVHGIAPKPKTKKKKHEISKRTKLTNSHLPELFKKLNVPGS is encoded by the exons ATGGCTACATCACTTGAAGAAAGTTTGAATAGATTTAAGAAACAACAAGAGAAATGCCAGTCATCCCTTGTCAACATTGCAGCTAAAGCAGGATCATCTAAAACAACTTCATCGAAAGTCATACCCTCGGGTTCATCATCTTCAGTGAATGCCAAATCTCCTGCACTTCCAGTTAAATTCTCAAATGACACAGAACGACTTCAACATATAAACAGTATAAGGAAAGCTCCTGTGGGAGCTCAAATAAAACGAGTTATTGATTTGCTGTTTGAG ACTAGGCAAGCCTTCACACCTGAACAAATAAATGAAGCGTGCTACGTTGATTTGAATGCAAACAAGGCTGTCTTTGACAGTTTGAGGAACAATCCGAAAGTGAGCTATGATGGGAAGCGATTCTCCTACAAG TCGAAGCATGCTTTGAAAGATAAGAGCCAACTTCTTGTCTTAGTTCGGAAATTTCCAGAGGGTATTGCAGTTATTGATCTCAAGGATGCATACCCAACAGTCGTGGAGGACTTACAG GCCTTGAAAGCTTCAGGCCAAATATGGCTGCTATCGAACTTCGACTCACAAGAGGACATAGCCTATCCGAATGATCCAAGAGCAATTATTAAAGTAGACGACGAGTTGAAACAATTGTTTCGTGGAATTGAACTTCCACGTGATATGATCGACATTGAAAAGGATCTTCAGAAGAATGGGATGAAACCTGCAACAAACACTGCTAAGCGTAGAGCCATGGCACAGGTGCATGGTATTGCTCCCAAACCTAAGACAAAGAAGAAAAAACACGAAATCAGCAAGAGGACAAAACTCACCAATTCTCATCTTCCTGAACTCTTCAAAAAGCTCAACGTCCCCGGTTCTTGA